The Odocoileus virginianus isolate 20LAN1187 ecotype Illinois unplaced genomic scaffold, Ovbor_1.2 Unplaced_Scaffold_6, whole genome shotgun sequence genome includes a window with the following:
- the VEGFD gene encoding vascular endothelial growth factor D, which translates to MYRQWAVVNIFMMSSLQFVQGSSYERGPVKRASRSMLERSEQQIRAASGLEELLQITHFEDWKLWRCRLKLKSLTSTDSRSASHRSTRFAATFFDMETLKVIDEEWQRTQCSPRETCVEVASELGSSTDTFFKPPCVNVFRCGGCCNEESLVCVNTSTSYVSKQLFEISVPLTSVPELVPVKVANHTGCKCFPTAPRHPFSIIRRSIQIPEEDRCSHSKKLCPIDMLWDSNKCKCVLQEENPLAGMEDHTHLQELALCGQHMKFDEDRCECVCKTPCPRDLIQHPENCSCIECRESLESCCQKHKIFHPDTCSCEDRCPFHPRTCANGKPACPKHCRFPKEKRATHGLHDRENP; encoded by the exons CGGGCCTCTCGGTCAATGTTAGAACGATCTGAGCAGCAGATCAGGGCGGCTTCGGGTTTGGAGGAACTACTGCAGATCACACACTTCGAGGACTGGAAGCTATGGAGATGCCGACTGAAGCTCAAAAGTCTCACCAGCACAGACTCTCGCTCAGCATCCCATCGGTCCACCAGGTTTGCGGCCACTTTCTTTGACATGGAGACACTCAAAG TTATAGACGAGGAGTGGCAAAGAACACAGTGCAGCCCTCGAGAGACCTGCGTGGAGGTGGCCAGTGAGCTGGGGAGCAGCACGGACACCTTCTTCAAGCCTCCCTGTGTGAACGTGTTCCGGTGTGGCGGCTGCTGCAACGAAGAGAGCCTCGTCTGTGTCAATACCAGCACCTCGTATGTTTCCAAACAG CTCTTTGAGATATCAGTGCCTTTGACATCAGTGCCTGAATTAGTGCCTGTTAAAGTTGCCAACCATACAGGCTGTAAGTGCTTCCCGACAGCTCCCCGCCATCCATTCTCAATTATTAGAAGATCCATCCAGATCCCAGAAGAAGATCG CTGCTCCCATTCCAAGAAGCTCTGTCCTATTGACATGCTCTGGGATAGCAACAAATGTAAATGTGTTTTACAGGAGGAGAATCCACTGGCAGGAATGGAAG ATCACACTCACCTCCAGGAACTGGCTCTCTGTGGTCAGCACATGAAGTTTGATGAAGATCGTTGCGAGTGTGTCTGTAAAACGCCATGTCCCAGAGATCTCATCCAGCACCCAGAGAACTGCAGCTGCATTGAGTGCAGAGAGAGTCTGGAGAGCTGCTGCCAGAAGCACAAGATATTTCACCCAGACACCTGCAG CTGTGAGGACAGATGCCCCTTTCACCCCAGAACCTGTGCAAATGGAAAACCGGCATGTCCAAAGCATTGCCGctttccaaaggagaaaagggccaCCCATGGGCTCCACGATCGAGAAAATCCTTGA